A stretch of Lachancea thermotolerans CBS 6340 chromosome D complete sequence DNA encodes these proteins:
- a CDS encoding KLTH0D04708p (similar to uniprot|Q04472 Saccharomyces cerevisiae YMR115W FMP24 The authentic non-tagged protein was localized to the mitochondria), giving the protein MMLGSRFGVRSALRRAIQVKPKIKIPARALNTFASSASKYSTWQRWAYTAGAFGALSLGLYYLYWPRHTFPQSVAKILRKALWEESDKKDHDYQCALKFYLQAIGECDKLSMDRVSDEYTGIELKIAEMYERLNMNDEAHDLYLEMLYRYFDALHTPGRIPDDKRPHLIQKDLRILIKSLEINKDIQVGKRNLLAHLLLAQEEVLSRSPELKEYFDKRKERTTKLFQGKLDDEGVDFDNFLSEDNIKLNDESYLIVNLAKNSSAWEPFKEEFFTARDLYTAYCLSTKDISSALSCKLTTVEWMVMADMPPGQILLSQANLGSLLYLQAETFETKIHQLNKRREQDKSKAEDETMIRALRQLNRNKDTCFKMATQCYDSVIKFSRKNKKLRFNVKDFMDPSAAHAIALSVYGMGVIHLHKHNLAKAERLLNDSINMAEETGFHELLKEAKQELKKVAKASQVDAIKLEDRDSSASDTV; this is encoded by the coding sequence ATGATGCTTGGCAGTAGGTTCGGAGTAAGGTCTGCCCTGCGCAGAGCTATTCAGGTGAAACCCAAAATCAAGATCCCAGCAAGAGCTCTGAACACATTTGCCTCCTCCGCATCAAAATACAGCACATGGCAGAGGTGGGCATATACCGCTGGAGCTTTCggagctctttctcttggtCTCTATTATTTATACTGGCCACGGCATACATTCCCGCAATCAGTTGCCAAAATATTGAGAAAGGCACTATGGGAGGAGAGCGACAAGAAAGACCACGATTATCAATGTGCGCTGAAATTCTACCTACAAGCAATTGGCGAGTGCGACAAGCTTTCGATGGATAGAGTGAGCGATGAGTATACGGGTATTGAGCTAAAAATAGCCGAAATGTATGAAAGGCTAAACATGAATGACGAGGCTCATGACCTGTACCTAGAAATGCTTTACAGATACTTCGACGCTCTGCACACGCCAGGACGGATTCCAGATGACAAAAGGCCGCATCTCATCCAGAAGGACCTCAGAATACTGATCAAGTCGCTTGAAATAAACAAAGACATCCAAGTTGGAAAAAGGAATCTTTTAGCCCATTTACTTCTGGCTCAAGAGGAAGTGTTGAGCAGATCTCCCGAACTCAAAGAGTATTTTGACAAGCGTAAAGAGCGGACAACAaaactttttcaaggaaaGCTAGACGATGAAGGGGTGGACTTTGATAACTTCCTTAGCGAAGATAACATCAAGCTAAACGATGAATCCTACTTAATTGTGAACTTGgcgaaaaacagcagtGCGTGGGAGCCTTTTAAAGAAGAGTTTTTTACTGCTAGAGACTTGTACACTGCCTACTGTCTTTCAACTAAAGATATTAGCTCCGCTCTGAGCTGCAAACTAACCACCGTTGAATGGATGGTTATGGCCGATATGCCACCAGGGCAAatccttctttctcaagcaaaCCTTGGCTCATTACTTTACTTACAAGcagaaacttttgaaacaaaaatccATCAGCTTAATAAGAGGCGCGAGCAAGACAAGTCTaaagcagaagatgaaaCAATGATTAGAGCGCTGAGACAATTGAACAGGAACAAAGAcacatgcttcaaaatggcCACACAATGCTATGATAGTGTTATTAAATTTTCcagaaagaacaagaaattaAGGTTCAACGTCAAAGATTTCATGGATCCGTCAGCTGCGCACGCAATAGCTCTCTCTGTGTATGGGATGGGGGTTATTCACTTGCATAAGCACAATCTTGCCAAAGCCGAAAGGCTTTTAAATGATTCCATCAACATGGCGGAAGAAACAGGCTTCCATGAACtgctcaaagaagcaaaacaggagctgaagaaagttgCGAAGGCAAGCCAAGTAGACGCTATCAAACTGGAGGATAGAGACTCAAGCGCTTCTGACACTGTTTAA